In Mycoplasma feriruminatoris, the sequence AGTAGGAACAGATGCTTGATTTAGTTTAGATGCTGATGAATTTTTACCAGATCAATATAAAAATAAATCACTAAGAAAAGAAAAAGATATTTTAGATGTGTGATTTGATTCAGGAAGTAGTGCAATTGCTTTAAATCAAAAATATCCAAACTTAAAATTACCATATGATGTTTATTTAGAAGGAAACGATCAATATCGTGGTTGATTTAATGCTTCAATGATTAACTCAACTATTTATTCAGGAATTTCTCCTTATAAACAATTAGTATCTCATGGAATGACTACTGATGAAAAAGGAAATAAAATGTCAAAATCACTTGGTAATGGAGTTGATCCAATTGAGTTTTCAAATGAACTAGGTGCTGATATTTTAAGATTATGAGTAGCTTCAACTGATTTTACAGATGATCAAAAAATTGGAAAAGAAATTATTAAACAAATTAGTGAATCATATAGAAAAATTAGAAACACAATTCGTTTTATTTTAGCTAATTTAAATGATTTTAATCCTCAAACTGATTATCAAAAAACTTTAAGTGAAGTTGATATGTATAGTTTAGCTAATTTAACTAGTTTTAAAAATAAAGTACTTCAAGCTTATGAAGAATTAAACTTTAACTTAGTTTATACATTAGTAATGAATTATGTAACTAAAAATCTATCTGCATTTTATTTAGATTTTATTAAAGATATTTTATACATTAATAGTAAAAATGATCTAAGAAGAAGACAAGTTCAAACAGTTTTATATGAACAATTTTATTGCTTAATTGATGTTTTAAGACCTATTTTAGTTCATACAGTTGAAGAAGCTTATCAAAACTTAAATGATAATAAAGTTGAATCAGTTCACTTATTAGATAATAGAGAACAAAACTTTGTTTATGATGAACAATTTATTAATAAATGAGATAAAGTAATGCTTTTAAGAGATGATGTTAATAAAGCCTTAGAAGTTAATAGAGAAAATAAAATTATTAATAAAGGATTTGAAGCAATTGTTTATATTAAATTAGACCAAGAATATGAATATCTAAAAGAAATTAAAGATTTATCTCAAATATTTATTGTTAATAGTATTTATTTTGTAGATAATATTGATAATGATTTTATTAGAACAAATATTTCATCAATTAAAGTTGAACAAAAACAAGGACTTAAATGTCAAAGATGTTGACAAATTTTTGATAATTTAGTTGATGATGAAATTTGTTATAATTGTAATAATGTAGTTAAATCTTTATAGGTGAGAAAATGTGATTAAAAGATAAATTAGTAGAAGCAAAAGTTTTTTTAAAAAACCACAATTATCTTTGAAAATTTAAACTATTAGTATGTTTACCTATTTTTGTAGTTCTAACTAGTTTAGATTGAATTACAAAAGCTATTGTTGTAGGTCATATGAAATTAGGTGAAACTAAAACTTTTTTATCTGGGTTTTTAAATTTTCATTATGTAATTAATCTTGGAATGGCTTATGGTAGATGAAATGATAAAGCTTATTTAGTAATTTTATTAGCAACATTTTTTAGTTTATTTTTAACAATAACTTTTATATTTTTAAATAATAAAAAATGATTAATTGTTTTAGTAATTATATTAGCTGGATCTTGAGGTAATTTATTAGCTAGATTATGAGCTCCTGGTAATGAAGATAATATATATTATGGAGTTGTTGATTTTTTAATTTGAGATTTTAGTTTATTTAATTCAAGAAATTATGTTTTTAATTTAGCTGATTTATATGTAAATATTGCTATTGGTTTAACAATTTTATTTACAATTATTGAACTTGTCATATTTATAAAAAGTAAAATTAAAACAAAAAGACAAACAGAAAAAATAGAAAATGAACAAAATAACTCTTAACTCATGTGATTTAACTTTAAGATTAGATAAATTACTAACTAAATTACTAACTGATTATGATTATTCAAGAAGCTATATTCAAAAATTAATTAAAGAAGAATGTGTTAGTGTAAATGATCAAATTATTACTAATAATAATTTTGTAGTTAAACCAAATTCAGAAATTATTATTAGTATAAAAGATGCAACTTTAAATGAAAATATTAGTAAAAATGAAGATATTGATTTAGATATTATTTATCAAGATGATGATTTATTAGTTATTAATAAACAAAATAATATTACAGTTCATCCAAGTTTAAATAATACAAATAATACAATTGTTAATGCTTTACTAGCAAGTGATGTTGAACTTTCTTCAATTAATGGCGAGTTACGTCCTGGAATTGTGCATCGTATTGATAAACAAACAACAGGATTATTAATTGTTGCAAAAAATGATAAAACTCATAAATTATTAAGCGAAATGTTTAAAAACCATCAGATTTATAAAGAATATTTAGCAATTGTAAGTGGAGTTATTAAACCAAATAAAGGTTTAATTGATGCTCCAATTGGAAGAAGTGCAATTGATAGAAAAAAAATGAGTGTTACAGCAAAAAACTCAAAACAAGCAATCACTAGTTTTGAAGTTGTTGAAAGATTTTTACAAAATACTTTAGTAAAATGTCAAATTCAAACTGGAAGAACTCATCAAATTAGAGTACATTTTAACTATATAAATCACCCTGTTTTAAA encodes:
- a CDS encoding RluA family pseudouridine synthase, translating into MNKITLNSCDLTLRLDKLLTKLLTDYDYSRSYIQKLIKEECVSVNDQIITNNNFVVKPNSEIIISIKDATLNENISKNEDIDLDIIYQDDDLLVINKQNNITVHPSLNNTNNTIVNALLASDVELSSINGELRPGIVHRIDKQTTGLLIVAKNDKTHKLLSEMFKNHQIYKEYLAIVSGVIKPNKGLIDAPIGRSAIDRKKMSVTAKNSKQAITSFEVVERFLQNTLVKCQIQTGRTHQIRVHFNYINHPVLNDPIYGKKHQDFTDFGQYLHAYKLKFIHPITKKEIELISPLPKEFDDKIKELRGEKND
- a CDS encoding signal peptidase II encodes the protein MWLKDKLVEAKVFLKNHNYLWKFKLLVCLPIFVVLTSLDWITKAIVVGHMKLGETKTFLSGFLNFHYVINLGMAYGRWNDKAYLVILLATFFSLFLTITFIFLNNKKWLIVLVIILAGSWGNLLARLWAPGNEDNIYYGVVDFLIWDFSLFNSRNYVFNLADLYVNIAIGLTILFTIIELVIFIKSKIKTKRQTEKIENEQNNS